From a region of the Panulirus ornatus isolate Po-2019 chromosome 34, ASM3632096v1, whole genome shotgun sequence genome:
- the LOC139759922 gene encoding uncharacterized protein translates to MAPKTCSVSMLVAGLVLSSLLLAEQAAGEYICDPPTDEDNLEHPVPDFAPVLARSFSLIVEMTDVVHNETYYVEEYRERKIYHDEDSDTVAVLVVFNGSTTIYHFYPEKNLFVEESGGQCHNIGNSVGFAPWGWYDQDPEHGPKSYGPSSILRLASLMNTKFIAADVSVGGVMTEEWYTCVEGSSIMLNFYYAVKGWDMPEAGYLHEVDRRVPVMFKTSIRDTGGDHWQYTVLAFTPFLNCHGPLETPRGMSCEGFVSVVADDKVPSIPWHFSMAEEIISNSEVDGQSFGDQHLDKIQMQYAGKLSLVGLTYIPSTSHGEISGFAARAIHDFNTGIQYSIDEEYGTCSMDFIPSFTFDSHYGGYVGTGDTLLGPNDLFHLDKTYAFIGERSTRGLAGDLWTSTRKDIPDLSVGGVENLPKAVLEYYFSQGMEVTATGRVPFKMPTRGDLFVYNVSNPRQVVATMTTNFYDFKKVTYFSEKEFSVEECFEKQSDQWSYLTIFFPADHKDQFTVASKRQDKMKHEILQLLVEIGSMSPVRIASIDITLGFTGIITNTSDFDMIIATIKMLDRAPYIYSFRKPEDEPLQFPGINEKVVENIHLTEDCAKICVDEEAFDCMSFHHCDDNTCFLSSLETTDGKPVETVSECHHWIYNIHNQTFQDFPSSMVFQEVLGAIRHGKFIFGVPYKNKTVGFEAKMSLHYRTPDPLDPVRQQFTFEARSMTVVDPDYILNVTDLNECLVACVGWQAFRCETVVHHIEEKKCLLIARHYQELNRTEVKPYSQSFIYSRTYLFDYTPILGGVSLNTSGPVYNGVDRLETCAMHCSTETSITCQSFEWCPYENVCHLHVEHYLDVVDGGNYTTNTSCIHFSKRTDQIFSRNPTQGLPNDKHKLVAMKASFSSCAKLCVEDINAVCESFDFCSSCGKGDFDVCGEENKGATGLCFLSTYHVGESGFKVVASKHCDHYSRNVFGDLDYASWIAQLRKAGTPYTSGDMTGLAFGMIFLGILLAIGFLLLMMNYKPASVPKDFAISFMTLRSAGESDI, encoded by the exons ATGGCGCCGAAGACCTGCAG TGTGAGCATGCTGGTGGCTGGCCTGGTGCTGTCCTCCCTCCTGCTAGCCGAGCAGGCAGCTGGGGAGTACATCTGTGACCCTCCAACAGACGAGGACAACTTGGAACACCCCGTGCCGGACTTCGCCCCTGTCTTAGCCAGGTCCTTCTCCCTCATCGTCGAGATGACGGATGTCGTGCAC AACGAGACCTACTACGTGGAGGAATACCGGGAGAGGAAGATCTACCACGACGAAGACTCAGACACTGTGGCTGTACTTGTAGTCTTCAACGGCAGCACGACCATCTACCACTTCTACCCTGAGAAGAATCTGTTCGTTGAGGAGTCTGGAGGTCAATGTCATAATATAGG AAACAGCGTGGGCTTCGCCCCCTGGGGGTGGTACGACCAGGACCCCGAGCATGGCCCGAAGTCCTACGGTCCTTCGAGCATCCTCCGCCTGGCCAGCCTTATGAACACC AAGTTCATAGCGGCAGACGTGTCTGTAGGAGGTGTCATGACAGAGGAGTGGTACACCTGCGTTGAAGGGTCGAGCATCATGCTCAACTTCTACTATGCAG TTAAGGGCTGGGACATGCCGGAGGCCGGGTACCTGCATGAGGTGGATCGACGTGTGCCCGTCATGTTCAAGACCTCCATCAGGGACACGGGCGGGGACCACTGGCAGTACACGGTGCTGGCGTTCACGCCCTTCCTCAACTGCCACGGCCCCCTAgag ACGCCGCGGGGCATGTCGTGTGAGGGCTTTGTGAGCGTCGTGGCTGATGATAAAGTTCCCAGTATTCCCTGGCACTTTTCGATGGCGGAGGAAATTATCTCCAACTCCGAGGTCGACGGCCAAAGTTTCGGCGATCAACACCTGGATAAGatacag aTGCAGTACGCGGGCAAACTCTCGCTGGTCGGACTTACCTACATCCCCTCGACCTCACATGGAGAGATATCTGGCTTTGCAGCAAGGGCGATTCACGACTTTAACACGG GGATCCAGTACTCTATCGACGAAGAGTACGGCACCTGCAGCATGGACTTCATTCCCTCATTTACCTTCGATTCTCATTATG GAGGGTATGTAGGCACCGGGGATACGCTCCTTGGCCCAAACGACCTTTTCCACCTGGATAAGACGTACGCCTTCATCGGCGAGCGCTCAACCCGAGGCTTAGCGGGGGACCTGTGGACATCTACTCGCAAAGACATCCCCGACCTCAGCGTCGGAGGAGTGGAGAACCTGCCCAAGGCTGTGCTCGAGTATTACTTCTCACAG GGCATGGAGGTGACTGCCACTGGAAGAGTGCCTTTCAAAATGCCCACAAGGGGAGACCTCTTTGTCTACAACGTGTCCAACCCAAGACAG GTGGTGGCTACAATGACGACCAACTTCTACGACTTCAAGAAGGTGACTTACTTCTCGGAGAAGGAGTTCTCCGTGGAGGAATGTTTCGAGAAGCAGTCTGACCAGTGGTCCTACCTGACCATCTTCTTCCCAGCTGATCACA AGGACCAGTTCACAGTCGCATCCAAGCGACAGGATAAGATGAAACACGAGATCCTTCAGCTCTTGGTGGAAATTGGCAGCATGTCACCCGTCCGCATAGCCAGCATAGAC ATCACCCTTGGCTTCACCGGCATAATCACCAACACCTCCGACTTTGACATGATCATTGCCACTATCAAGATGTTGGACAGGGCCCCCTACATCTACTCCTTCAG GAAGCCGGAGGATGAACCACTGCAGTTTCCTGGCATCAATGAAAAAGTTGTGGAGAATATTCACTTGACCGAAGATTGTGCCAAGATCTGCGTTGACGAAGAAGCCTTTGACTGCAT GTCGTTCCACCACTGCGACGACAACACGTGTTTCCTGAGCTCCCTGGAGACCACTGACGGCAAGCCAGTGGAGACGGTGTCGGAGTGTCACCACTGGATCTACaacatccacaaccagaccttcCAGGACTTCCCTTCCAGCATGGTCTTCCAGGAGGTCCTCGGGGCAATAAGGCACGGCAAGTTTATCTTCGGCGTCCCCTACAAG aacAAGACGGTGGGATTCGAAGCCAAGATGAGCCTCCATTACCGGACGCCCGACCCTCTCGACCCAGTGAGGCAGCAGTTTACCTTCGAGGCCAGAAGCATGACCGTGGTTGACCCGGATTACATACTGAAC GTGACGGACCTGAACGAGTGTCTGGTGGCGTGTGTGGGATGGCAGGCCTTCCGCTGTGAGACGGTCGTTCACCACATCGAGGAGAAGAAATGCCTCCTGATCGCCAGACATTACCAGGAGCTGAATAGGACCGAGGTCAAGCCCTACAGTCAGTCCTTCATCTACTCCA GAACGTATCTCTTCGACTATACCCCGATACTGGGGGGCGTCTCCCTGAACACCAGTGGCCCCGTCTACAACGGCGTGGACCGCTTGGAGACCTGTGCCAT GCACTGCTCCACGGAGACCTCCATCACCTGCCAGAGCTTCGAGTGGTGCCCCTACGAAAACGTGTGTCATCTGCACGTCGAACACTACCTGGACGTGGTGGACGGCGGcaactacaccaccaacacctcctgcaTCCACTTCTCCA AGAGGACGGACCAGATCTTCAGCAGGAACCCAACCCAGGGGCTGCCCAATGACAAGCACAAGCTGGTGGCGATGAAGGCGTCCTTCTCCAGCTGTGCCAAGCTCTGTGTTGAAG ACATCAACGCGGTGTGCGAGAGCTTCGACTTCTGCAGCTCGTGTGGCAAAGGCGACTTCGATGTCTGTGGGGAGGAGAACAAGGGAGCTACCGGACTGTGTTTCCTGAGCACCTACCACGTAGGGGAGTCTGGCTTCAAGGTCGTCGCCTCCAAACATTGTGACCACTACTCGC GTAACGTCTTCGGTGACCTCGACTACGCCAGCTGGATAGCTCAGCTGAGAAAAGCCGGCACCCCTTACACATCAG GTGATATGACGGGTCTGGCCTTTGGGATGATCTTCCTAGGTATTTTGTTGGCCATTGGCTTCCTCCTGCTCATGATGAACTACAAGCCCGCCTCTGTACCCAAGGACTTCGCCATTTCCTTCATGACGCTCAGGAGCGCCGGGGAGTCTGACATATGA